In a single window of the Ancylobacter polymorphus genome:
- a CDS encoding S41 family peptidase gives MMRRTSVFLFGAAAGALIAVGATQPRLLLEPTAAMAAASDTYRQLNLFGDVFERVRADYVEKPEDSKLVEAAINGMLSSLDPHSTYMDAKDFRDMQVQTRGQFGGLGIEVTMEDGLVKVVAPIDDTPAAKAGVQAGDLIAKLDGEEVKGMTLNQAVDKMRGAVNTPIKLTIIRKGQDKPIELSITRDIINIKSVRARVEHDDIGYIRITSFSEQTGEGLKKAVADLTKQIGEDKLKGFIIDLRNNPGGLLDQAIDVSDTFLDRGEIVSTRGRDPEQTERRNARPGDLAKGKPIIVLVNGGSASASEIVAGALQDHKRATVLGSLSFGKGSVQTVIPVSGNAAIKLTTARYYTPSGRSIQAKGIQPDIELVQDVPQDVKAKAEAAGVETTRGEASLKGHLKNGEDEQTGSPAYVPPDPKDDTQLKLAIDLIEGVQKNAAYPADPKAAVPN, from the coding sequence ATGATGCGTAGGACGTCTGTATTTCTCTTCGGTGCGGCGGCCGGCGCCCTGATCGCGGTCGGTGCCACCCAGCCGCGGCTGCTGCTTGAGCCGACGGCGGCCATGGCGGCGGCTTCCGACACGTACCGCCAGCTGAACCTGTTCGGCGACGTGTTCGAGCGCGTGCGCGCCGACTATGTCGAGAAGCCCGAGGATTCGAAGCTGGTCGAGGCTGCCATCAACGGCATGCTGTCCTCGCTCGATCCGCACTCCACCTATATGGACGCGAAGGATTTTCGCGACATGCAGGTGCAGACCCGCGGCCAGTTCGGCGGGCTCGGCATCGAGGTGACGATGGAGGACGGCCTCGTCAAGGTTGTCGCCCCGATCGACGACACCCCGGCGGCCAAGGCCGGCGTGCAGGCCGGCGACCTGATCGCCAAGCTCGACGGCGAAGAGGTGAAGGGCATGACCCTGAACCAGGCGGTCGACAAGATGCGCGGCGCCGTCAACACGCCGATCAAGCTCACCATCATCCGCAAGGGCCAGGACAAGCCGATCGAGCTGTCGATCACCCGCGACATCATCAACATCAAGTCGGTGCGCGCCCGGGTCGAGCATGACGATATCGGCTATATCCGCATCACCTCCTTCAGCGAGCAGACCGGCGAGGGCCTGAAGAAGGCGGTGGCCGACCTGACCAAGCAGATCGGCGAGGACAAGCTCAAGGGCTTCATCATCGACCTGCGCAACAATCCGGGCGGTCTGCTCGACCAGGCGATCGACGTGTCCGACACCTTCCTCGACCGTGGCGAGATCGTCTCCACCCGCGGCCGCGACCCCGAGCAGACCGAGCGCCGCAACGCCCGGCCGGGCGACCTCGCCAAGGGCAAGCCGATCATCGTGCTGGTCAATGGCGGCTCGGCCTCGGCGTCGGAAATCGTCGCCGGCGCGCTGCAGGACCACAAGCGCGCCACGGTGCTGGGCTCGCTCTCCTTCGGCAAGGGTTCGGTGCAGACGGTGATCCCGGTCTCCGGCAATGCCGCGATCAAGCTCACCACGGCGCGCTACTACACGCCGTCGGGCCGCTCGATCCAGGCCAAGGGCATCCAGCCCGACATCGAGCTGGTGCAGGACGTGCCGCAGGATGTGAAGGCGAAGGCCGAGGCGGCCGGCGTCGAGACCACGCGCGGCGAGGCCTCGCTCAAGGGCCATCTGAAGAATGGCGAGGACGAGCAGACCGGTTCCCCGGCCTATGTGCCGCCGGACCCGAAGGACGACACCCAGCTCAAGCTGGCGATCGACCTGATCGAGGGCGTGCAGAAGAACGCCGCCTATCCCGCCGATCCCAAGGCGGCCGTGCCGAACTGA
- the nhaA gene encoding Na+/H+ antiporter NhaA, translated as MAGRLYRRTSARARLATERAFHAAERFLHIEAVSGLVLLAAAAIALIWANSPYAQSYHDLWHAPLSFGIGGLTVSHSLHFWVNDALMTLFFLVVGMEIRREIHEGALSKLRAAVLPMAAAVGGVALPALIYVALNPVPGQIEGWAVPTATDIAFAVGVLALLGRSIPPNLRVFLLALAIIDDIAAILIIALFYSGGIDPAGLLIGLAGLAMVVALQMAGIGSAWAYVLPGAVLWIGLLQAGAHPTLAGVMLGMLTPVLPARGREPALNAAMRALDEIRARAARSPEAAASLLPPLRRLALAQREMTPPVTRVQMLLHPYVAYGVMPIFALANAGVSLDGVDLGRADAFAVMAGVVVALVVGKPLGVFAASWLVVRAGWGSLPPGVTWGGVLLVGLLAGIGFTMSIFIATLAFADPALLGAAKLGVLVASLTAVGLGLGWGLVQARRARAVAAASASA; from the coding sequence ATGGCCGGACGCCTTTATCGTCGCACCAGCGCGCGTGCGCGCCTCGCCACCGAGCGCGCTTTCCACGCCGCCGAACGTTTCCTGCATATCGAAGCCGTCAGCGGCCTGGTGCTGCTGGCCGCGGCGGCGATCGCGCTGATCTGGGCGAATTCGCCCTATGCGCAGAGCTATCACGACCTCTGGCACGCGCCGCTGAGCTTCGGCATTGGCGGGCTCACCGTGTCGCACTCGCTGCATTTCTGGGTCAATGACGCGCTCATGACCCTGTTCTTCCTTGTGGTGGGGATGGAGATACGGCGGGAGATTCACGAAGGCGCGCTCTCCAAGCTGCGCGCGGCGGTGCTGCCCATGGCGGCGGCGGTCGGCGGCGTCGCCCTTCCCGCGCTGATCTATGTCGCGTTGAACCCGGTGCCTGGCCAGATCGAGGGATGGGCGGTGCCGACGGCGACCGACATCGCCTTCGCCGTCGGCGTGCTGGCGCTGCTGGGGCGCTCCATCCCGCCCAATCTGCGCGTGTTCCTGCTGGCGCTGGCGATCATCGACGACATCGCGGCCATCCTCATCATCGCCCTGTTCTATTCCGGCGGCATCGATCCGGCGGGACTGCTGATCGGGCTCGCGGGCCTCGCCATGGTGGTGGCGCTGCAAATGGCCGGCATCGGCTCGGCCTGGGCCTATGTGCTGCCCGGCGCGGTGCTGTGGATCGGGCTGTTGCAGGCGGGCGCGCACCCCACCCTCGCCGGGGTGATGCTCGGCATGCTGACCCCGGTGCTGCCGGCGCGCGGGCGCGAGCCGGCGCTGAATGCGGCGATGCGGGCGCTGGACGAGATCCGCGCCAGGGCCGCCCGTTCGCCCGAGGCGGCCGCCAGCCTGCTGCCGCCGCTGCGCCGCCTCGCCCTCGCCCAGCGCGAGATGACCCCGCCGGTAACGCGGGTGCAGATGCTGCTGCACCCCTATGTCGCCTATGGCGTGATGCCGATCTTCGCCCTCGCCAATGCCGGGGTGAGCCTCGACGGGGTCGATCTCGGCCGGGCGGATGCCTTCGCCGTGATGGCGGGCGTGGTGGTGGCGCTGGTGGTGGGCAAGCCGCTCGGGGTGTTCGCCGCCAGCTGGCTGGTGGTGCGTGCCGGCTGGGGCAGCCTGCCGCCGGGCGTCACCTGGGGCGGGGTGCTGCTGGTGGGGCTGCTGGCCGGTATCGGCTTCACCATGTCGATCTTCATCGCGACGCTCGCCTTCGCCGACCCGGCGCTGCTCGGCGCCGCCAAGCTCGGCGTGCTGGTCGCCTCGCTCACCGCCGTCGGCCTCGGCCTCGGCTGGGGGCTGGTGCAGGCGCGGCGGGCGCGGGCGGTGGCGGCCGCTTCCGCCTCGGCCTGA
- a CDS encoding alpha/beta hydrolase: protein MKGSQHAIATVIAWLSFAMPCAAQTPAIIGFGPAGEPICGGTFGPVLCSPSEQDVSQRPTTDPFISAQSLAFTEALLRHTTTTSTDAKLKSLGRPVRVAFSAAVASQGLILVNARVFHDGGVSEWRLGLLPDGSIASQELIDTRPSSLTSRLDSSNGRTSGFYEWDRATKQNWWSDYAGISPDLLNQGHLRADVPNEDFIDPLKINPLQPAQAVDLAPPPPLVDARVVEFLIATTRQEVKPTDTAIASYSGNRAGLSYGIASVRIPEDHKIGHIELPASWSLFGITFGFTPNDNKHFVIKRVIPVNEELFGNIIRSHHSRTALIFVHGFNTSFEESAFRNAQIIWDLQFTGISVLFSWASRGETTDYLYDKESAALARSAFLELIEKLNREYGVEQINVLAHSMGNLLTLDALAGYAQTTNPIGIARLVMAAPDVDRDVFLDLAPKAKAIVGGMTLYASAADRALAVSRGLAGGVPRAGDVPTTGPVLVPGIETIDVTAVGSDILGLNHNAFAASRAVLEDIGSMMRLNQPPPRLVQIRAVPEPPSPVQYWRYAP, encoded by the coding sequence ATGAAAGGCTCACAGCACGCAATTGCGACTGTCATCGCTTGGTTGTCCTTCGCCATGCCATGCGCAGCGCAAACTCCAGCGATCATTGGCTTCGGTCCAGCCGGCGAACCGATATGCGGCGGTACCTTTGGTCCCGTCCTTTGCAGTCCTTCCGAGCAAGACGTTTCCCAACGCCCCACCACAGACCCTTTTATCTCAGCGCAAAGCCTTGCATTCACGGAAGCATTGCTGCGCCACACAACAACCACCTCCACTGATGCGAAGTTGAAATCGCTTGGTCGCCCTGTCCGTGTCGCGTTCAGCGCGGCCGTAGCATCTCAGGGTTTGATACTCGTCAACGCCCGCGTTTTTCATGATGGCGGCGTGAGTGAGTGGCGCCTTGGCCTTCTTCCCGATGGGTCGATTGCCTCGCAGGAGCTCATCGATACGCGACCCTCCTCTCTAACCTCTCGCTTAGATAGTAGTAATGGCCGGACATCTGGCTTTTACGAATGGGATCGGGCAACAAAACAAAATTGGTGGAGCGATTACGCTGGAATCTCTCCTGATTTACTTAATCAGGGACATTTAAGGGCTGATGTCCCAAACGAAGATTTCATCGACCCGCTGAAGATTAACCCGCTACAGCCAGCGCAGGCCGTAGACCTTGCGCCTCCGCCCCCTCTCGTTGACGCGCGTGTCGTCGAGTTCCTGATTGCGACAACGCGGCAAGAGGTTAAACCGACGGATACGGCGATCGCTTCCTACAGCGGAAACCGAGCGGGTCTCAGCTACGGGATCGCCTCCGTGCGCATCCCGGAGGACCACAAGATCGGCCACATCGAACTTCCCGCAAGCTGGAGTCTGTTCGGAATTACATTTGGCTTTACGCCGAATGACAACAAACATTTCGTCATCAAGCGCGTTATTCCGGTAAATGAGGAGTTATTTGGAAACATCATAAGGAGTCATCACTCGCGGACAGCACTTATATTTGTGCACGGCTTCAACACAAGTTTCGAAGAGTCCGCATTTCGGAATGCGCAGATAATCTGGGATCTTCAGTTCACAGGTATATCGGTGCTCTTCAGTTGGGCATCAAGGGGCGAAACGACCGACTACCTCTATGATAAGGAGAGCGCAGCGCTCGCGCGCAGCGCCTTTCTTGAACTGATCGAAAAGCTCAACCGCGAGTATGGTGTCGAACAAATCAATGTGCTGGCTCACAGCATGGGAAATCTCCTAACGCTCGATGCCTTGGCCGGCTACGCCCAGACCACCAATCCAATCGGGATCGCACGGCTTGTCATGGCGGCGCCGGATGTCGACCGGGACGTATTTCTGGATCTGGCTCCGAAGGCCAAGGCCATCGTTGGCGGTATGACGCTGTACGCCTCGGCTGCCGATCGCGCGCTGGCCGTGTCGCGTGGGCTGGCGGGCGGCGTACCTCGTGCCGGTGATGTCCCCACGACGGGTCCTGTTTTGGTCCCGGGCATAGAGACAATCGATGTAACGGCAGTTGGCAGCGATATTTTAGGCCTCAACCACAATGCTTTTGCGGCTTCCCGCGCCGTCTTGGAGGACATCGGATCGATGATGCGGCTGAATCAGCCGCCTCCCCGCCTCGTTCAGATCCGAGCGGTCCCCGAACCGCCCAGCCCCGTCCAATACTGGCGGTACGCACCATAA
- the rsfS gene encoding ribosome silencing factor, translated as MALAAADTSPATAPVSDARFDAEEILALVLARLDDDQAEDVVSIELRGKTTIADYMVVASGRNQRHVGAIAEHLVEALKGLGVKGVRVEGQPACDWVLIDASDVIVHIFQPEVRGFYNIEKMWSAAIPGGPSTLTRG; from the coding sequence ATGGCGCTTGCAGCGGCCGACACCAGCCCGGCGACTGCACCTGTCTCCGACGCGCGCTTCGACGCCGAGGAGATTCTTGCCCTCGTTCTCGCCCGTCTCGATGATGACCAGGCCGAGGACGTCGTCTCCATCGAACTGCGCGGCAAGACGACCATTGCCGATTACATGGTCGTCGCCTCCGGCCGCAACCAGCGTCATGTCGGCGCCATTGCCGAGCACCTCGTCGAGGCGCTCAAGGGCCTTGGCGTCAAGGGCGTGCGCGTCGAGGGCCAGCCGGCCTGCGACTGGGTGCTGATCGATGCGAGCGACGTGATCGTCCACATCTTCCAGCCGGAAGTGCGCGGGTTCTACAATATCGAGAAGATGTGGTCGGCCGCCATTCCCGGCGGGCCGTCGACGCTGACGCGCGGCTGA
- a CDS encoding RNA pyrophosphohydrolase yields MIPFDQLPYRPCVGVVLVNRDGLVFLGERRGGPEQVDAQHSWQMPQGGIDEGESPEEAARRELYEETNVSSVEPLAVAPDWFAYDLPEPLARQAWKGRYRGQTQKWIALRFTGTDDEIDVLNPGGGHHKPEFVAWRWEKLERTPGLIVPFKRPVYEQVVNAFQPVVAAG; encoded by the coding sequence ATGATCCCTTTCGACCAGCTTCCCTATCGCCCCTGCGTCGGGGTGGTGCTCGTCAATCGTGATGGCCTCGTCTTTCTTGGCGAGCGCCGGGGCGGGCCGGAACAGGTGGACGCGCAGCATTCCTGGCAGATGCCGCAGGGCGGCATTGACGAGGGCGAGAGCCCGGAAGAGGCGGCGCGGCGCGAGCTTTACGAGGAAACCAACGTCTCCTCCGTCGAGCCCCTCGCCGTCGCGCCGGACTGGTTCGCCTACGACCTGCCGGAGCCGCTGGCGCGGCAGGCCTGGAAGGGCCGGTATCGCGGCCAGACGCAGAAGTGGATCGCGCTGCGCTTCACCGGCACGGATGACGAGATCGACGTGCTCAATCCCGGCGGCGGGCACCACAAGCCCGAATTCGTCGCCTGGCGCTGGGAGAAGCTGGAGCGCACGCCGGGGCTGATCGTGCCGTTCAAGCGGCCGGTCTATGAGCAGGTGGTAAACGCCTTCCAGCCGGTGGTGGCGGCGGGATAA
- a CDS encoding murein hydrolase activator EnvC family protein, translating to MRAAVAGVCALALLAGLWAGPAAAQGDTTQAGATPAAAGPAAAPHDKQQDKQQRIERLDAELKDSSAVQKRLAAEVAALEGDRAKLNEALLDTAIRVRETEGKLDASEQRLLLLSREADDIKESLEARRAVLAEVLGGLVRLGRRPPPALMVRPDDALESIRSAMMLGAVLPELKAETDLLASELAAQERVRQDTARERDALAELKRSLADERARTAALIEEKKNSLQQGEAALAEEKTRAAALAAEAGNVRELMERMETEISATRKAAQEAAQSEAAQGAGGSAADRLAALQNPGRLSPGVPFEDAKGLLKLPVGGAVLKAFGADDGYGGQEKGLSLGTRIEAQVASPSDGWVVYAGPFRSYGQLLIINAGNGYHILLAGMDKITVELGQFVLSGEPVGIMGRGPQLVSSAGLGTAQPILYVEFRKDGNSIDPTPWWATSESEKVRG from the coding sequence TTGCGCGCGGCGGTCGCGGGGGTGTGCGCGCTGGCGCTGCTGGCCGGGCTGTGGGCAGGGCCGGCCGCCGCGCAGGGCGACACCACGCAGGCCGGCGCCACGCCCGCTGCGGCTGGACCCGCCGCCGCGCCGCACGACAAGCAGCAGGACAAGCAGCAGCGCATCGAGCGGCTCGATGCCGAGCTGAAGGACTCTTCCGCCGTGCAGAAGCGGCTCGCCGCCGAGGTGGCGGCGCTGGAGGGCGACCGGGCCAAGCTGAACGAGGCGCTGCTCGACACCGCGATCCGGGTGCGCGAGACCGAGGGCAAGCTCGACGCCAGCGAGCAGCGCCTGCTGCTGCTCAGCCGCGAGGCGGACGACATCAAGGAATCGCTGGAGGCCCGCCGCGCCGTGCTGGCGGAAGTGCTGGGCGGGCTGGTGCGGCTCGGCCGCCGTCCACCGCCGGCGCTGATGGTGCGCCCGGACGACGCGCTGGAATCGATCCGCTCCGCCATGATGCTCGGCGCCGTGCTGCCGGAACTCAAGGCGGAGACGGACCTCCTCGCCAGCGAACTCGCCGCACAGGAGCGGGTGCGCCAGGACACCGCCCGCGAGCGCGACGCTCTCGCAGAATTGAAACGCTCCCTCGCCGATGAGCGCGCCCGCACCGCCGCGCTGATCGAGGAGAAGAAGAACTCGCTGCAGCAGGGCGAGGCGGCCCTCGCCGAGGAGAAGACCCGCGCCGCCGCGCTCGCCGCCGAGGCGGGCAATGTGCGCGAGCTGATGGAGCGCATGGAGACGGAGATTTCCGCCACCCGCAAGGCGGCGCAGGAAGCCGCGCAAAGCGAGGCGGCGCAAGGCGCGGGCGGCAGTGCGGCGGACCGGCTGGCGGCGTTGCAGAACCCTGGCCGGCTGAGCCCCGGCGTGCCGTTCGAGGACGCCAAGGGCCTGCTGAAGCTGCCGGTCGGCGGCGCGGTGCTCAAGGCCTTCGGCGCCGATGACGGTTATGGCGGGCAGGAAAAGGGCCTGTCGCTGGGCACGCGGATCGAGGCCCAGGTGGCCTCCCCCAGCGATGGCTGGGTGGTCTATGCCGGGCCTTTCCGCTCATATGGACAACTGTTAATTATCAATGCCGGCAATGGTTATCATATCCTGCTCGCCGGAATGGATAAGATCACGGTGGAATTGGGTCAGTTCGTGCTGTCGGGCGAGCCGGTCGGGATCATGGGGCGCGGTCCCCAGCTGGTCTCGTCGGCCGGCCTTGGAACTGCCCAACCCATTCTTTACGTCGAGTTCCGCAAGGATGGTAACTCGATCGATCCAACGCCATGGTGGGCGACGAGCGAAAGCGAGAAGGTACGCGGATGA
- a CDS encoding TetR/AcrR family transcriptional regulator, whose protein sequence is MNTLAPRATAAPAARTPDGKSAAARPEKERRDPRRRVLEAAIACFGRSGFHGTSMQQICTEAGMSPGGLYRYFPSKESIIIAIVDEERALRMSCVDMLETAPSFVEGLARMGAALFSGETRMVTLELGPEIYAEAARNPALKPTFDAAEDEMNAAIRACFVDAQARGEIDPALDPDLAMVMINAIGDGLVLRHGFEPTLPLDKMMPALSGLVARMLAPVPAPTLSPDRTS, encoded by the coding sequence ATGAACACCCTTGCCCCCCGCGCGACCGCCGCCCCAGCGGCCCGTACGCCGGACGGAAAGTCGGCGGCCGCACGCCCGGAAAAGGAGCGGCGGGACCCGCGTCGCCGGGTGCTGGAGGCGGCCATCGCCTGTTTCGGCCGCTCCGGCTTCCACGGCACCTCAATGCAGCAAATCTGCACCGAGGCCGGCATGAGCCCGGGCGGGCTCTACCGTTATTTCCCGTCGAAGGAATCGATCATCATCGCCATCGTCGACGAGGAGCGGGCGCTGCGGATGAGCTGCGTCGACATGCTGGAGACCGCCCCCAGCTTCGTCGAGGGCCTCGCCCGCATGGGCGCGGCGCTGTTCTCCGGCGAGACGCGCATGGTGACGCTGGAACTCGGCCCGGAAATCTACGCCGAGGCGGCCCGCAACCCGGCGCTGAAGCCGACCTTCGACGCCGCCGAGGACGAGATGAACGCGGCGATCCGCGCCTGCTTCGTCGACGCACAGGCGCGCGGCGAGATCGATCCTGCCCTCGACCCCGACCTCGCCATGGTGATGATCAACGCCATTGGCGACGGGCTGGTGCTGCGCCACGGCTTCGAGCCGACGCTGCCGCTCGACAAGATGATGCCGGCCCTTTCCGGCCTCGTCGCCCGCATGCTGGCGCCCGTCCCGGCGCCGACCCTTTCACCGGACCGCACATCATGA
- the rlmH gene encoding 23S rRNA (pseudouridine(1915)-N(3))-methyltransferase RlmH, with the protein MRLIILAVGRLKAGPERELCARYLDRSAKSGRALGLSGPDVTEIAESAARRPEDRMAEEGAALLAALPDAGAVLALDPRGLEMTSEQIAADLAALRDRGSRSLTFVIGGADGLSEAVRGRADRLIAFGRATFPHQLVRVMMAEQIYRATTILAGHPYHKA; encoded by the coding sequence TTGCGGCTCATTATTCTCGCGGTCGGCCGGCTGAAGGCCGGGCCCGAAAGGGAGTTGTGCGCCCGCTATCTCGACCGCTCGGCCAAAAGCGGGCGGGCGCTGGGCCTCTCCGGACCTGACGTAACCGAGATCGCGGAAAGCGCCGCGCGCCGCCCCGAGGACCGCATGGCCGAGGAGGGCGCCGCCCTTCTCGCCGCGCTGCCCGACGCCGGGGCGGTGCTTGCGCTCGACCCGCGCGGGCTAGAGATGACCAGCGAGCAGATCGCCGCCGACCTCGCCGCCTTGCGCGACCGGGGTTCGCGCAGCCTCACCTTCGTCATTGGCGGAGCGGACGGGCTGAGCGAGGCGGTGCGCGGGCGGGCGGACCGGCTGATCGCCTTCGGCCGCGCCACCTTTCCCCACCAGCTCGTCCGCGTCATGATGGCCGAACAGATCTACCGCGCGACGACGATCCTCGCAGGCCATCCCTACCATAAGGCCTGA
- a CDS encoding efflux RND transporter periplasmic adaptor subunit encodes MTVKPPSLRGRIALALTMTAVVVGVAGYAFRDRIATGLGLFEPAQAEVAAPAPSEVKGITISVVPAKRREVVEKLPVTGTLVAREEVMVGPEIDGYQITEILVEEGDRVEVGQVLARLSRDMLETLLAQNTANGAKAQASIAQQRAQLEQAQAQLIEANAAVERARTLIKTGATSQEVLDQRERAAKVAAAQVTAAEEMVTAAQAEADQIKANRDEIQVRLARTEIKAPLAGIVSSRSARIGAIVLSANSEPLFRIVKDGAIDLDAEVPESALPRVAPGLKVAVTPAGFDTPLEGTVRLVGAKVDPATRLARVAVALPDDARLRPGAYGRGVIEIARHDGVALPQSAVQFAPEGAFVLVVEGDTVRHRPVTIGLKGDGYLEITDGVREGESVVARAGGFLRDGDRVSPVPLADAPAKGGV; translated from the coding sequence ATGACCGTGAAGCCGCCATCCCTGCGCGGGCGCATCGCCCTTGCCCTTACCATGACCGCCGTGGTGGTGGGTGTCGCCGGCTACGCCTTCCGTGACCGCATCGCCACCGGGCTCGGCCTGTTCGAGCCGGCGCAGGCCGAGGTCGCCGCGCCGGCGCCGAGCGAGGTGAAGGGTATCACCATTTCCGTCGTGCCGGCCAAGCGGCGCGAGGTGGTGGAGAAGCTGCCCGTCACCGGCACGCTGGTGGCGCGCGAGGAGGTGATGGTCGGGCCGGAGATCGACGGCTACCAGATCACCGAAATCCTGGTGGAAGAGGGCGACCGGGTGGAAGTGGGCCAGGTCCTTGCCCGGCTGTCGCGCGACATGCTGGAGACGCTGCTGGCCCAGAACACCGCCAATGGCGCCAAGGCGCAGGCCTCCATCGCCCAGCAGCGGGCGCAGCTGGAGCAGGCGCAGGCGCAGCTGATCGAGGCCAATGCCGCCGTCGAGCGCGCCCGTACCCTGATCAAGACCGGCGCCACCTCGCAGGAAGTGCTGGACCAGCGCGAGCGCGCGGCCAAGGTCGCGGCGGCGCAGGTGACGGCGGCCGAGGAAATGGTCACCGCCGCGCAGGCCGAGGCCGACCAGATCAAGGCCAATCGCGACGAAATCCAGGTGCGGCTCGCCCGTACCGAGATCAAGGCGCCGCTCGCCGGCATCGTCTCGTCGCGCTCCGCCCGCATCGGCGCCATCGTGCTTTCCGCCAATAGCGAGCCGCTGTTCCGCATCGTCAAGGACGGCGCCATCGACCTCGATGCCGAAGTGCCGGAATCCGCCCTGCCGCGGGTGGCGCCCGGCCTCAAAGTGGCGGTGACGCCGGCCGGCTTCGACACGCCGCTGGAAGGAACCGTGCGGCTGGTCGGCGCCAAGGTCGATCCGGCCACCCGCCTCGCTCGTGTCGCCGTGGCGCTGCCGGACGATGCGCGCCTGCGCCCCGGCGCCTATGGGCGCGGCGTCATCGAGATCGCCCGCCATGACGGCGTCGCCCTGCCGCAATCGGCAGTGCAGTTCGCCCCGGAAGGCGCCTTCGTGCTGGTGGTGGAGGGCGACACGGTGCGGCACCGTCCGGTGACGATCGGGCTCAAGGGCGACGGTTATCTCGAAATCACCGACGGGGTCCGCGAGGGTGAGAGCGTTGTCGCCCGCGCCGGCGGCTTCCTGCGCGACGGCGACCGGGTGAGCCCGGTGCCGCTGGCCGATGCTCCCGCGAAGGGCGGTGTGTGA